Part of the Microbulbifer salipaludis genome is shown below.
AACCTGTTGCAGGCCAGCCATTTCGCCGCCACCAGTGTGGCCGCGGAGCGCGATGGCGAGCTACTGGGATTTATTTCCGGTTACCTCATTCCCGATCGCCCCGACACCCTGTTTATCTGGCAGGTCGCGGTGGCGGAAAACGGGCGCGGTATGGGCCTTGCCGGCCGCATGCTGCGAGAGATTCTCTCCCGCCCCGCCTGCCGGGCGGTCAGCCACCTCGAAACCACGATTACGCCGGACAACGATGCCTCCTGGGCACTGTTCCGCAGCCTGGCGCGCAAGCTCGGTGCGGCGTGTTCCGACTCGGTGATGTTCGACCGCGAGCGGCACTTCAATGGCCAGCACGACAGCGAGATGCTGTTGCGCATCGGGCCGTTTGCGCCGGTCGCGCGTGAGGAGACGGCCCTCTGAGCGGTTGCCGCTATGCCTCCACATTCCGTTTACCTGTTTCCATTTATGTTTTTACTCAACCATTAGAAAAGGGTTGCCAAAATGAAAGTATTTGACGAAATCGAATCTGAAGTAATGAGCTACGCCCGCGCTTTCCCGCGGGTTTTTAATAAGGCGCAGGGCGAGTACCTGTACGACGAGGAAGGCAACCAGTACCTGGACTTCCTCGCCGGTGCCGGCACCCTGAACTACGGGCACAACAACCCGATCTTCAAAAAAGCGCTGCTGGAATACATCGAGCAGGACGGTATTACCCACGGCCTGGACCTGCACACCAAGGCCAAGCGTGAGTTTCTGGAGTCGTTCTACGAGCACATCCTGAAGCCCCGTGACATGACCTACATCATGCAGTTCACCGGCCCCACCGGCACCAATGCGGTGGAAGCTGCACTGAAGATCGCGCGCAAGTACAAAGGCCGCGAAAACATTATTTCCTTCACCAACGGCTTCCACGGCTGCAGCCTGGGCGCGCTGTCTGCCACTGGTAACTCCCACCATCGCGGTGCCTCTGGCGTGAGCATGAGCGGTGTGGCACGCATGCCGTACGACGGTTACCTGGGTGACGACATGGACACCACCGCGTACCTCGACAAGGTGCTGAGCGATTCCTCCAGCGGTGTGGACCACCCGGCGGCCGTACTGGTGGAAACCGTACAGGGCGAGGGCGGTATCAATGCGGCCAGCGTTGAGTGGCTGCGCAACCTGCAGGACGTGTGCAAAAAGCACGACGTACTGCTGATTGTCGACGACATCCAGGCGGGCTGTGGCCGTACCGGCAGCTACTTCAGTTTTGAAGAAGCCGGCATCGATCCGGACATCGTTACCCTGTCCAAGTCCCTGAGTGGTTACGGCCTGCCGTTTGCGGTAGTACTGATGAAGCCGGAGCTGGACCAGTGGAAGCCGGGCGAGCACAACGGCACCTTCCGCGGCAACAACCTCGCGTTTGTTACCGCCAAGGCGGCCATCGATCACTTCTGGAGCGATGACAAGTTTGCCAAGGAAGTGAAGCGCAAGGGCGACTACATCGAGCAGCGCCTGCAGAAGATCGTTGACCAGTATGGCGACGGCAACATGACCACCCGCGGTCGCGGCATGTTCCGCGGCCTCAACTGCGTGAGCGGCGAGCTGGCCGACAAGATCACCACCGAAGCCTTCCGCAATGGCCTGGTGATTGAAACCAGTGGCGCCGACGACCATGTGGTGAAAACCCTGTGCCCGCTGACCATCAGCGATGAAAACCTGACCAAGGCACTGGATATTGTGGAAGCCGCGGTTGCCAAAGTGCTGAAAGGTGAAGATGTGCCGGAAGAGCACGACTTCTTCGCAGAAGATGCCGAGCAGCCGGCACCGCTGGCCGGCGCTGCCTGATACGCGCCACACCGACCGGCGGCCGCTGTTCCTGCGTGAGGCAGCGGGCCGCCCATTTCAAGACCTGAATTCAAGATTGCAAGTAGAGTAAGTAATGATCGTAAGAAAGCTGCAAGAAGCAGAACAATCCAACCGTCGTATCGTGTCAGAAGGCTGGGAAAGCACCCGCCTGCTGCTGAAAAATGACAATATGGGCTTCTCGTTCCATATCACGACCATTTATGAGGGGGCGAACCTGAACCTGCATTACCAGAACCACCTGGAATCGGTGTACTGCATTTCCGGTGAAGGTTCGGTCATGGCGGAAGCCGATGGCGTAGTGCATGAGATCACGCCGGGCACCATTTATATCCTGGATAAGCACGATAAGCATGTGCTGAAAGCAAAGACCGAAATGAAGATGGCTTGTGTGTTCAACCCGCCCCTGCATGGCAAGGAAGTGCACAATGCGGAAGGTGCGTATGAGCTGGAAGCGGAAGAGGTGAAGGACGAAAAATAATTCGGCCGATCACATCATCCCTATGCACAACAAAGCAGCGGAGTTTTGGAGCACCACGCGGGACTATTTGACCTCGGACAGCAGTGAACCGGGCAAGAAAAGTAGCCGCACTCCTAATCTTGAACTCAAAAACGGTCAACGCAAGGATCCCATGAAAGCACATACGGTTGAAAAAATCGGCGGTACGTCCATGAGCGACTACCGTGCAGTACGCGACAACATCATTCTGAAAAACGGCAAGGCGAAAACAGAAGGGCTGTATCGGCGTGTTTTCGTGGTTTCTGCCTACGGCGGCATTACCGACATGCTGCTGGAGCATAAAAAATCCGGCCGCCCCGGGGTGTTTGCCCTGTTCGCCGGCGCGGACGATGAGCGTGAATGGTCCGACGCTGTAGCGGGCCTGCGCGCCAGCATGGAAGAAATCAACGGAAAGCTGTTCAGCGACGAAATCACCCTGGCCAAGGCCAACGGCTTTATTGGCGAGCGCCTGGACGATGCGGCCAACTGCCTGGCGGACCTGGAGCGGGTGTGTCAGCACGGCCACTTTGCCCTGGAAGGACACCTGGACGTGGTGAGTGAAATGCTCGCCAGCCTGGGTGAAGCGCACAGTGCCTGGAATATGGCGCAGCTGCTGAAGCAGGAGGGGATCAACGCCCGTTTTGTGGACCTGACCGGCTGGCGCGATGGCGAACACCGCACCCTGGATGAGCGCATCGAACGCGCTTTTGCGGATGTGGATTTCGACAACGAACTGCCCATCGCCACCGGCTATGCGCACACCGCCGAAGGCCTGATGAAAACCTTTGCGCGCGGCTACAGCGAAATGACCTTTAGCCGTATCGCCGTGATGACCGGTGCCAGCGAAGCCATCATCCACAAGGAATACCACCTGAGCAGCGCCGACCCCCGTCTGGTGGGCGAGGAGCACGCGGTGCCCATCGGTCGCACCAACTACGACGTGGCGGACCAGCTTGCCAATCTGGGGATGGAAGCGATTCACCCGCGCGCTGCCAAAGGATTGCGCCAGCAGGAAATACCCCTGCGCGTGATGAATACCTTTGAGCCCGAGCATCGCGGTACTCTGGTTACAGGCGACTATGTAAGCGACACGCCACAGGTGGAAATCATCGCGGGGCGTAAAAACATCTATGCTGTTGAATGTTTCGATCAGGATATGATGGGCAGCATGACCAGCTACGACCGGGCGATCAATGAGATTATCGCGCGCTTCAAGGGCAGCGTGGTAACCAAAGATACAAACGCCAATACCATTACGCACTACTTGAGCAATAACCTGAAAACCGTCAAGCGTATTAAAAAGGCGATTGGCGAGTTGTTCCCGGACTGCGACATTCAGGTGCGCAAGGTGGCGGTTGTTTCCGCTATTGGTAGCGATATGAAAATCTCGGGCATGCTGTCCCGCGCGGTGAGCGCGCTGGCCAACTCCGGCATCAGTATTCTCGCGGTGCACCAGTCTATGCGTCAGGTAGACATGCAGTTTGTGATCGACGAAAGCGATTACGAAAGCGCGGTAAAAAGCCTGCACGCAGCATTGGTAGAAGTGCACGAACATGGCGACGCCATATGCGCGGCCTGATGTTGCGCCTTTCTTCGCGACTGCCGCCAGCTTTGCTGGCGGCAGTGTTGGTTGTGGCCAGTGGGTTTTTCCCAGGCAACGTGGTGCTGGCGCAGGAAAGCGCGGATGTGCCGCCGCCGGTCATCAGCGAGGAGGAAAAGGCTGAAAACCAGCAGAAAATCGCCGAGCTGGACAAGGTCGCCGAGGCCGCCGACAAAATCGACAAGCCGCTGTATTCGCCGTTCATCGAACGCTATGTGCTGGATGAATTGAAACAGCTGCGCGTGGACATGGCGGCGCAGAAGGTATCGCTCACCGAGAACATCGTGGACCGGCAGTTAAGTGCCGCCGACAAGGCGATTACCTACGCCACCGATACCATTACCTACTTCTTCTACCTGATTGCCGGCTTCAGTTCCTTGCTGGTGATTATGGGCTGGACATCCATTCGTGATGTGAAAGAAAAGGTGCACACCCTCGCCAACCAGGAAATTTCCAGCCTGGTGGAACAGTACGAGGAGCGCCTGCGCAGCATTGAGGAGCAGCTGTCGGAAAAGACCCAGCATATCGAACACAACCGGGATGAGATCGAGCTGACCCAGGAAATTCACTCCCTGTGGTTGCGCGCCGGCAGGGAACAGACTCCCACCGGCAAGATCGCCGTCTACGACCAGATTCTGAATTTGCGCAAGGACGACGGCGAAGCGCTGACCTACAAGGCGGATGCGGTACTGGAACTGGACGAACCCCAGTGGGCCATCAACCTGTGTCTGCAGGCGCTGCAGATCGACAGCCAGAACGGTAACGCCTACTACCAGTTGGCCTGTGCCTATGCGTATTTGGAGCAGTGGGAAGAGGCCATCGGCTATTTGCGAAAAGCACTGGATATTTCCATGGCGTATCGCGACGAGGCACTGGAAGACTCCGCGTTCAATGGACTCTACGAATCCGAGGAGTTCGCCACCCTGATGGGCATTCAGCCGGAGAATGCCCCTCGGGCCGACGATACGCAGTGATTGTGCCGGCGCTGGTCGCCGGCCATCAGAATAAAAAAATGAACGGCTGTATCCATTCCAAAAGAACAAAAAACAAACAATAACCCGTGACCAACCAATCCGAGGGGCCCGACCGTGCTGATTAGCTTTTTGCTGTTTCTTTGCCTGTTTGCTGCCGTAGGTATCAGCTCCTACCGCAAGAGCCGCGGTACCAAGCAGGATTACTATCTGGCGAGCCAGGATGTTTCTCCCATGCTGGTGGGGCTTTCAGCGGTGGCCACCAACAATAGTGGCTACATGTTTATCGGTGTGATCGGCTACACCTACGCCACCGGCCTGGCCTCCATCTGGCTGATGCTGGGCTGGATTCTCGGGGACTTTCTCGGCTCCCTGTGGATGCACAAAAACCTGCGCGAGGCCGCCAAACGCAGTGGTGAATCCAGTTACGCCGGGGTGCTCGCCTGCTGGCAGGGCACCCGTTTCGGTGGCTGGCAGAAGCTGGCTGGTATTCTCTCCCTGCTCTTTCTACTCGCCTATGCCAGCGCCCAGCTGGTGGCCGGCAGCAAGGCCCTGTACGTGGTGCTGGACCTGCCGATCTGGAGTGGCGCGGTCATCGGTGGTGTGATCGTCGCGGCCTATTGCCTGGCGGGCGGTATTCGCGCGTCCATCTGGACAGACGCCGCCCAGTCGCTGGTGATGGTGGTCGCCATGGGGCTGCTGCTGTTCGTGGCGACCCAGTCTGTAGGCGGCCTGAGCGCCGCGTGGCAGCAGATGGGGCAGGTGGAAGGCTTCCTCAACTGGTATCCGCAGGATTTGCTGTTGCCGGGGCTGGCCGGTGGTGTGCTGTTTGCGCTCAGCTGGCTGTTCGCGGGTATTTCCGTTGTCGGCCAGCCTCATGTGATGGTGCGCTTTATGGCGCTGGATGATGTGGGGCGCATGGTACAGGCGCGCTGCTGGTACTACCTGTGGTTCACCATTTTCTATTTCATGGCCACCGCCGTGGGCATGCTGTCGCGCATCCTGCTCAGCGACCCGGGCACGTTTGATGCGGAGCTGGCGTTGCCGATGATGGCGATGGAACTACTTTCGCCGGTCTTTGTGGGGCTGATTCTCGCGGGCATTTTCGCGGCCACCATGTCCACCGCCGATTCGTTAATACTGAGCTGCTCGGCCGCACTCACCCACGACATCCTGCCCCAGCGCACCGAGAACACCCGCCTGTTGAAAGTTGCCACACTGGGTATTACCGCGGCAGCGGTGGCCTGGGCGCTGCTCAACAAGCAGAGTGTCTTCAGCCTGGTAGTGATGAGCTGGTCCGCCCTGGCTTCCGCCTTCGCGCCGCTGTTGATGGTGCTTGCCGCAGGCGGTAAACCGTCCCAGAGGCTCGCGGTTGCGATGAGTGTGCTGGGCCTTGCCACTGCGTTGATCTGGCGCTGGCTGGGCTGGCATGCGCATATCTACGAGGGCATGCCGGGTATTCTGATGGGGCTTGTGGTTTTTGCCGTTGGCCACTTTCTGGCGCGGGAGCCGGTAAGGCGTACTGCAAACGCATAGTGGCAAATCGGTGGATGCGCTGCGCTTATCCACCCTACATAGAGAACTCTCCATACCTGTAGGGTGGATAAGCGCAGCGCATCCACCACTTTCTTGCCTGAAAAAAAGAACCCGGCTCTGAGGCCGGGTTTTTTTATCCTGTGAGACGGCAATCAAATGCTTACTGGCGGATGCCTTCCACGTCCAGGATCATTTCCACGGTCTGGGACGCCGGGCCCAGGTCGTAGTCGATACCGAAGTCTTTCAGTTTGAATTCGGTCTTGCCGGTGAAGCCCTGACGGTAGCCGCCCCAGGGGTCCTTGCCGCCGCCGTTAGCATTACCGGCTTAACACCCATTGAGCCTGCGCCGTCGTGCGTGCGGTGGGCTTTGGCCCGTCAGGAATGGATCCCGATATCTGTGGTAAGCTGGAATTCGCGCCATTTTTCTGGCGGGCTTACCAAGATAACAAGGAGGTGTGGGATGGCCAACGCGCAAGTATCCCGGGTTGGGGGCAGCCTTTTCGGTGGTTTCTTTTTTTTGATGGGATTTGGTTTCTTTTTCGGTCTTGTCGGTATAACGCTGATCGACCGCCTTGATATGCGCGATTGGCTACCAATGAAGGCGGACATCCTTTCGGCCGAGTTGAAGACGCACCGCGATAGCGATGGCGACACCACCTATAAGGCCAGAGCCGACTACCAATACCACTATAACGGCCGCATTTACCGAGGTAACCGTGTCAGTGTTCATAGGGGGTCGGACAATATCGGTAGCTACCAGCAGAACATGTACCAGCGTCTCGCCGGGGCAAAACGGCAGGAGCGACCGGTCACCGGCTGGGTAAACCCGCACCGGCCAGCCGAGTCGGTTCTGGATCGGGAACTGCGCTGGATGATGGTGCTTTTTCCCACCATGCTGTGTTCGGTATTCATGATTATCGGTGCCGGTATTATCTATTTGACCTGGCGTAAGGAGGTGGCACCGGATCCCGAGGTTGAGAACAAGACGCCCTGGCTTTCTCGGCAGGAATGGTCGCAGGAAGGCATCTATTCCAATAATCGCCTGATGGTGGGCGGTGCCTGGTTTATTGCCCTGGCAGTAAACACGATCAGTTTACCGATTTCGTATGTTGGCGTGGATCATCTGGCCAGGGGCAAATATGTAGGCCTGCTGTTGCTCCTATTCGGTGGTTTCGGTTTCTATGTCCTGTACCGCGCGATCAAAAAGACCGTTGAGCATCACCGATTTGGCAGGGTGCCTGTAGTGCTCAGCCCTTTTCCGGGAGAGATCGGGGGCTTGGTGAGCGGGTATCTACAGTTTTCCCGCACACTCGATACAAGGTCGACTTTCCGCGTAACCTTGCAGCAGATGAAAACGGAAACCAGAAGGTCCGGCAACAAGACTCGCGTTTCCAACACCAGTCTGTGGGAGCTGGGCAGCACCGGGACCCTGAGGCGCAGCCCGCGTGGATCCCGAATATATTTTGCTTTCGAAGTGCCTGAAGCGCTGCCGCCTTCCCGAGTCCGCGATGGTGACGGCTATTGGTGGAATCTGGAGGTAAAAGGGGCGGTTCCTAGGGTGGACTTTAGTAGAAACTACGAAATCCCAGTTTTCAAAACGGGAGCGCCGGCACCGGCTGCCGCCCACGCCGGTGTGCCTGTCGCAATGCCCGAAACCAATTTTACCGAACAACTGGAAGCGCTGCTCGATGTTGAGCAAAACGCTAATGGTATCTCCATCAGGCAGGCCCGGGGCAAACAGCCATTCGCCTGGCCGCTCACACTATTCGGATTACTGTTTGGCTGCATTGGCATTGGTATCGGCTTTACTCAGGCGCCGATACTGTTTCCAATCGTCTTCACGGCATTCGGGATATTGTTCGCGGTAATCGGTGTGAATCTCCTGGTTACCGGATACGAGACCCTTATAGGCCGGGATCGCGTCGTGCACAGGGTCTATCGGCGCGACAGGCAAAAGACGCAAACCATCTGGCCACGCAAGGAATTACGCGGGCTGTGTTTACGCAGGAGTGGTTCCGGCAGTAGCCGGGGTAAAACAACGGAGTACTTCGACCTGCTGTTACAGAATATGCGGGGCGAGACGTTAAGTATCGGCTGTGGTATCGCCGGCCGTCTGCCGGCACAACAGTTGTTGGAGAGCGTCGGCATGCTAACCGGCCTCGATACTCTGGATGAATACAAACACAGAATACAGTTGAAAAAAGAGCAGGCCGAATTCTAGTGGTTCATTTTTCGGGCTTCCGTTCCTCTTTCGCCCGAAATTCTTTACTCGGTTAGCTCCAGAAACAAAAAAACCGGCGCTAAGGCCGGTTTTTTTTCATCCTGTGAGTCCATCCTGCGAGACGGCAATCAAATGCTTACTGGCGGATGCCTTCCACGTCCAGGATCATTTCCACGGTCTGGGACGCTGGGCCCAGGTCGTAGTCGATGCCGAAGTCTTTCAGTTTGAATTCGGTCTTGCCGGTGAAGCCCTGACGGTAGCCGCCCCAGGGGTCCTTGCCGCCGCCGATCTCTTCAACGTCGATGGTGATCGGCTTGGTTACACCGTGCAGGGTCAGGTCGCCTTTCAGCAGCGCCTTGCCGTCGCCGTTGGGTTCAAAGCTGGTGCTCTTGAAGGTGGCGGTGGGGAATTTGGCTACGTTCAGGAAATCTTCGCCGCGCAGGTGCTTGTCGCGCTCCGCGTGGTTGCTGTTCAGGCTGGTGGTGTCCACGGTCACCTGAATGGAAGAGGCTTCCGGCTTGGCTTCATCGTATACAAAGCTGCCGTCGAACTTGTCGAAACGGCCATACAGCCAGCTGTAACCCAGGTGCTTGATGCGGAACTGGACAAATGCATGGGCGCCCTTGGTGTCGATCTTGTATTCAGCCGCCTGTGCGGTGGCGCCAATCAGCGTGGTAAACAGCAGAACTGCGAGTTTCTTCATGGGTGAGCTTCCTGTTGGTTGTTGTTCAAGTGGTTGTTGTTCAAATAGCTGTTGTTTGAATCATTGTGCGCCGCAAATCGCTAGCGGCGCGGCGCCAGGCCGAGCATTTTGCGCAGCGTATTGTCCTTGTTCACGAAGTGGTGCTTGAACGCCGCCAGGCTGTGCACCAGCACCAGCCCCATCAGCGTCCACGCCAGCCACTCGTGGATGGTGCCGGCAATATCTTCCTGGTTTTCCAGCCCCTGCAGGGTTGCGGGCACGCTGAACCAGTTGAATACCTCGATAGCGCGGCCATCGGCGGTGCTGATCAGGTAGCCGGAGATGGCAATTGCCAGTAGCAGGCCATAGAGCACAGCGTGGGCGGCACTGGCGGCGCGTTGCTGCCAGCGCGGTGCGGGCTCGGGTGCCGGGGTCGTGTTGAGCCAGCGCCATAACAGGCGCGCAACCAGCAACAGGGCGAGCAGTATGCCCACCGACTTGTGGATGTCCGGGCCCTGCCGATACCAGGGGTCGTAATACGAGAGCCCCACCATCCACCAGCCCAGCGCGAACATGCCAATAATGGCGGGGGCCATCAGCCAGTGGAACAGTACGGCTACCCAGCCGTATTGGATGTTGCTATTGCGGGCCTGCACGACCGACTCCGTCCGTAAATTCAGATTCTCTGCATTATAAAAATTTTACGGCGGGCGAATAGCGCAAAAAGCTGGCGTTATTTTTCGAAAAAATCGCACGGGGCTGTCTTTGAAAGACCGCTCAGGGCTGTTGTGAGGCCGGCAGCGGGACCGGCCGGCGTTGCGGGCGGTTGCGAGATCAGTGCTGCAGGGCGTGCTGCCGCTCCGCGGCGTTCAGTACCTTGCCAAGGAGATTCGGGTCCAGCTTGGTGCGGTCGCTGAGCTGGTGGGTGAGCCAGTCGAGGTCGTGAGGGGATTCCGCACCGGCTTCGTTGCTGTCACCGTTTTCCATGGCGATCTGCTCCAGTTGCCAGATGACATCCAGCAGCAGATGAGGTGCCAGGGCCGGTTCGTCATCCGAGGAAAACAGGTGGTTTTCCAGGCGCTCCAGGTCCTGGCGCTTCACCACCAGCTCCGCGTAGTTGGGATACCAGAGGCCACTGAAGGGTTCGGGACGGCGGCTGAAGTCGAAAGTGATGCGCAGGCGGTTGCCGTTGCCATCCTGCAGGGTTGGCGTGTCGTTTTCTTCCGCCGGCAGGGCGGGGCGCTGACGCAATATACCCACAATGGCGCGCCAATCGCTGCTCTGCTCGGGGCACAGGCGCAGGGGCTCGCTGAGCTCGGTTTTGGGTTTGCCGGGGCGATCGATGTAGGCGAGTTGCTGGCCGGGGCGATACCAGTAGAGGTCCAGGGTGTGGTCTTCAGCAAGGCGGGCGAGGTCGTCGCTGGTGAGCGGGTCTTCGGAGAGGGCACTCAGGTGATCCACCGCCTGCTGGACACTGAGCCAGCGCCGCATGTGAAAGGGTTTACCCGTGGATTTTTCCGACCCGTTACCGCCCGCCGCTGCCATGGTTACCCTGCTTCCCTGAAGTGCGTTTTAACCCTTAAAGATTAGCAGGTGGCGGGAGATTGTGGGGGCGTCGGTTACAGCCAGCCTTTGCGCTTGAAGTAGAAGTAGGGCGCCATCCCTGCCATCAACATCAGCCCCAGTGCCCAGGGGTAGCCCAGTAGCCACTCCAGCTCCGGCATGTGTTCAAAGTTCATGCCGTAGATGCTGGCCACCATGGTTGGGGGCAGGAAGACCACGGCGGCAATGGAGAAGATCTTGATGATCTTGTTCTGTTCGATGCTGATAAAGCCCTGGGTGGAGTCCATCAGGAAGTTGATTTTTTCGAACAGGAAGGTGGTGTGGGACATCAGGGTGTCGATGTCGCGCAGAATGCCCCAGCAGCTCTCGCGCAGCTCCGGGTCGTCTTTCAGGTGGCGTTGCAGGAAGGCGATGGAGCGCTGGGTGTCCATCAGGCACAGGCGGATCTTGCCGTTGGAGTCCTCCAGCTTGGCCAGGTGGTCGATGGCTTCTTCCAGGTCGGCGTCTTCGTCTTCCAGCACCAGGTGGCTGACTTCACCGAGGGTCAGATAGTTGTCTTCCAGTGCATCGGCCAGGTTTTCCACCTTCTGCTCGAACAGCAGAATCAGCAGCTCTTGGGCATTGTGTGCTTCCACCTGATTGCGGCGGGCGCGCATGCGCAGCAGGCGGAAGTCGGCCAGCTCGGTGTCGCGCACGGTGATCAGGCGTTGCGGCTGGAGGATGAAGGCGGCGGTCGCGGTGTCGTGGCGGCCTTCGCTTTGCGTCAGGTACAGGGAATGCACGTGGATACCGGCGGCATCCACAAAGTAGCGGGCGGATGACTCCAGCTCTTCTACATCTTCGGATTCCGGCAGTTCGGTGCGCAGCAGCTGTTCCAGCAGGTCGCGTTCGTTTTCCTCCGGATCCTGCAGGTCGATCCAGGCCGCGTCGGACAGGGGTTGGCTCTGGTAGTCACTGCCGGCGTAGGTTTCTTTAATCTTGCCCCGTTGGATCTGGAACAGTCTCAGCATGCCCGCTTCCTTGGTTGTCTGGTTTATCCCCAGGCCTGGTGCCTGTAGATGATCTGCGCGGAATGGTGTCAGGCTGTCGTCCACAAATCAATCGCCGCCATGGGTCTGGCGGCGATCAGTGGGGGCGTTGTGGTCAAAGCGACCGGCTGAAACTGACTATAGCCACATCGGCAGTTGTGCGCGGATCTGCTCGGTGTCGCAGGTGGTCAGGTTCTTGCGCGACTCCCCGGCAATAGTGGCGAGGCAGGGAGAGCTCATGGAAAGACGCAGGCTGCCCGCCATCGACGGTTCGGCAACAATATAGAGACGGTCAAAGCGCCCTTCCTGGCGGCCCTTCTCCAGGGTGTGTGCAATATCGCGCGCGAATTTCTGAGCGCCCTGCTTGCGCAGACTGGTGGGCTCGGCCATGGCGTGGCGGCCCTGCCCTTGGCTGTCGAACGCGCGTCCGGGGGCGTCACTGAGTAGTTCTTGCGCTTTCATGCGCCCTTCCGGATAAACAAGAGATTCTATTTCGTTGAGAGTACCCGCACGTTTTTCCGCTTCAAATACGCGGGCATGAGTATGATTGGCTACCAGCACCCAGGCTTTTGACATGGTCGTTTACCTCTGTTTATTGCTGAGTCTTCCAATATGGTAGGGCGGGGTTTGCCGGGATCCTATGGTTCGGCCAATAAAACTCCGCG
Proteins encoded:
- a CDS encoding cytochrome b/b6 domain-containing protein, which encodes MQARNSNIQYGWVAVLFHWLMAPAIIGMFALGWWMVGLSYYDPWYRQGPDIHKSVGILLALLLVARLLWRWLNTTPAPEPAPRWQQRAASAAHAVLYGLLLAIAISGYLISTADGRAIEVFNWFSVPATLQGLENQEDIAGTIHEWLAWTLMGLVLVHSLAAFKHHFVNKDNTLRKMLGLAPRR
- a CDS encoding host attachment protein → MSKAWVLVANHTHARVFEAEKRAGTLNEIESLVYPEGRMKAQELLSDAPGRAFDSQGQGRHAMAEPTSLRKQGAQKFARDIAHTLEKGRQEGRFDRLYIVAEPSMAGSLRLSMSSPCLATIAGESRKNLTTCDTEQIRAQLPMWL
- the corA gene encoding magnesium/cobalt transporter CorA; this encodes MLRLFQIQRGKIKETYAGSDYQSQPLSDAAWIDLQDPEENERDLLEQLLRTELPESEDVEELESSARYFVDAAGIHVHSLYLTQSEGRHDTATAAFILQPQRLITVRDTELADFRLLRMRARRNQVEAHNAQELLILLFEQKVENLADALEDNYLTLGEVSHLVLEDEDADLEEAIDHLAKLEDSNGKIRLCLMDTQRSIAFLQRHLKDDPELRESCWGILRDIDTLMSHTTFLFEKINFLMDSTQGFISIEQNKIIKIFSIAAVVFLPPTMVASIYGMNFEHMPELEWLLGYPWALGLMLMAGMAPYFYFKRKGWL